Below is a genomic region from Neisseria zoodegmatis.
GCTGCGGATGCTGCGTTTGTGTTGCTCGGGAACCGTTTGGTTGTTAGATTGATTTACTTCGTTGTCAGTCATTATTTGTCTCATCGGTAAAGGCCGTCTGAAAGAATGAAGCTTTCAGACGGCCTCTTAATACATGTTTTGATTACTCGGAGATGTCATCACCAGCTTGGTCTGCATCTACCGCCGTATCGTCAGATGCGTTTGCTTCTCCGTTATTTGCTTCTTCAAGGGGAGCTTCTGCCTCTTCGGGTTCTTCCGCCACACGCTCCAAGCTCACTAATGTTTCGCCTTCATCCAAATTAATCAGTTTCACACCCGCTGCGGCACGGCCGGTTTCGCGGATTTGGTCGACTTTGGTTCTGATTAAGACGCCGCCGCTGGTAATCAGCATCAAATCATCGGTTTCAGCAACCAATGTCGCGGCCACCAGTTCGCCGTTGCGTTCGCCGGTATTGATGGCAATGTTGCCCTGCCCGCCTTTACCTTTGCGGCTATAATCGGCAATCGGCGTGCGCTTGCCGTAACCGTTGGCCGTGGCGGTCAACACTTGCAGGGTTTCGTCTTGTTCGCATTCGGGAGAGAAGGTAATCAGGCTGACGATGCGGCCGTCTGAAGGCAGGCGCATACCGCGCAGGCCGCCGCTGCCGCGTCCGCTCGGGCGCACGCCGTTTCCTTTCAAGGCCGGTGTTTCGCCGTTTTCGTCGCTATTGTCTTCCGCTTCGTTGAGGCCGTCTGAATCTTCGTTTTCATTTTCGGCCTCATCGGCATCGCCGTTGCGTTGCTCGTAGTATTCATTAAAACGGATGGCCTTACCCAAGTTGGAGAACAGCATAATATCGCTGGAACCGGAGGTTCGGGCCACGCCTACCAATGAATCGCCTTCTTTGAGTGCAATCGCTTTAATGCCTTGTGCGCGTACGTTTTTAAAGGCGGAAAGTTGCACTTTTTTCACCATACCTTGCGCGGTGGCGAAGAAAACGTATTCATCTTCCGGGAAGTCGCGCACAGCCAAAATCGCGCTGACTTTTTCTCCTTCGTCAAGCTGAATCACGTTATTGATCGGACGGCCTCGGCTGTTGCGGCCGCCTTCGGGCAGTTTGTACACTTTGATCCAATGGCATTTGCCGAAGCTGGTAAAGCACATCAGATAATCGTGCGTATTGGCCACAAACAAGGTTTCGATAAAGTCTTCGTCTTTGGTTGCCGCTGCTTGTTTGCCGCGGCCGCCGCGGCGTTGCGCTTGATAATCGGTGGTCGGCTGGGTTTTGATATAGCCGCCGTGGGTCAGTGTGACGACCATTTCACGCGGCGGAATCAAATCTTCATCGGCAATATCGCCGCCAAACGGATTGATTTCGCTGCGGCGCTCATCGCCGAAATGGGTTTTGATTTCTTCCAATTCTTCGCGGATGATTTGAGTAATTCGCTCGGGTTTTGCCAAAATATCCAAGAAATCAATAATCTGAGCCATGATGGTTTTGTAATCATTGACAATTGTGTCTTGGTCGAGACCGGTCAAGTTGCGCAAGCTCATGCGCAAAATGGCATCTGCCTGCAATTCGCTTAGGTAATAACCGCCGTTTTGCAAACCTAATCCCGAAGGCAGGCCTTCCGGGCGGGCCATCTGCATATCCAAGTCGGTGCGCGACAGCATTTCTCCAACCAAGCCGGATTGCCACGGACGCGCGAGCAGTTTTTCTTTGGCTTCGGGCGCATCGGCAGATTCTTTAATCAGCTGAATCATTTCGTCGATATTCGATAAAGCCACGGCTTTACCTTCGGCGATATGGCCTTCATGACGCGCTTTTTTGAGGCGGAACAAGGTGCGGCGGGTAACTACTTCGCGGCGGTGGCGCAAAAACTCGCTTAAAATTTGTTTCAGGTTCAGCAGGCGCGGTTGACCGTCGACCAACGCCACCATATTGATGCCGAAGCTGTCTTGCAGCTGGGTGAGCTTATAGAGCTGGTTCAATACCACTTCGGCGTTTTCGTTGCGCTTTAGTTCGATAACCACGCGCATGCCTGATTTGTCAGATTCGTCGCGCAGATCGGAAATGCCTTCCAACACTTTGTCGCGCACCAGCTCGCCGATTTTTTCCACCAGCTTGGCTTTATTCACCTGATAGGGAATTTCATCAATGATGATGGCTTCGCGTTCGCCGTTTTTGCCGATGGGTTCGATATGCGTTTTACCGCGCATCACCACGCGGCCGCGGCCGGTTTTATAGCCTTCGCGCACGCCGCCCAAACCGTAAATGGTTGCACCGGTGGGGAAATCCGGCGCTTTGATAATGTTGATTAATTCGTCGATACCGGTTTCGGGGTGAGCCAGCAATTGCAGGCAGGCATCAATGGTGTCGGGCAGATTGTGCGGCGGAATATTGGTGGCCATACCGACGGCAATGCCCGAAGAACCGTTAACCAGCAAAGCGGGAAAACGGGTCGGCAAAACCAAAGGCTCGCTCTCGCTGCCGTCGTAGTTGGGGCCGAAATTAACGGTTTCTTCTTCGATATCCGCCATCATTTCATGGGCGATTTTCGCCATGCGGATTTCGGTGTAACGCATGGCCGCCGCGCCATCGCCGTCTACCGAACCGAAGTTGCCCTGCCCGTCGACCAACACATAGCGCATCGAGAAATCTTGAGCCATGCGCACAATGGTGTCGTACACCGCGCTGTCGCCGTGCGGATGGT
It encodes:
- the gyrA gene encoding DNA gyrase subunit A, producing MTDATTRNDHHFAKETIPISLEDEMRRSYLDYAMSVIVGRALPDVRDGLKPVHRRVLYAMHELKNSWNSAYKKSARIVGDVIGKYHPHGDSAVYDTIVRMAQDFSMRYVLVDGQGNFGSVDGDGAAAMRYTEIRMAKIAHEMMADIEEETVNFGPNYDGSESEPLVLPTRFPALLVNGSSGIAVGMATNIPPHNLPDTIDACLQLLAHPETGIDELINIIKAPDFPTGATIYGLGGVREGYKTGRGRVVMRGKTHIEPIGKNGEREAIIIDEIPYQVNKAKLVEKIGELVRDKVLEGISDLRDESDKSGMRVVIELKRNENAEVVLNQLYKLTQLQDSFGINMVALVDGQPRLLNLKQILSEFLRHRREVVTRRTLFRLKKARHEGHIAEGKAVALSNIDEMIQLIKESADAPEAKEKLLARPWQSGLVGEMLSRTDLDMQMARPEGLPSGLGLQNGGYYLSELQADAILRMSLRNLTGLDQDTIVNDYKTIMAQIIDFLDILAKPERITQIIREELEEIKTHFGDERRSEINPFGGDIADEDLIPPREMVVTLTHGGYIKTQPTTDYQAQRRGGRGKQAAATKDEDFIETLFVANTHDYLMCFTSFGKCHWIKVYKLPEGGRNSRGRPINNVIQLDEGEKVSAILAVRDFPEDEYVFFATAQGMVKKVQLSAFKNVRAQGIKAIALKEGDSLVGVARTSGSSDIMLFSNLGKAIRFNEYYEQRNGDADEAENENEDSDGLNEAEDNSDENGETPALKGNGVRPSGRGSGGLRGMRLPSDGRIVSLITFSPECEQDETLQVLTATANGYGKRTPIADYSRKGKGGQGNIAINTGERNGELVAATLVAETDDLMLITSGGVLIRTKVDQIRETGRAAAGVKLINLDEGETLVSLERVAEEPEEAEAPLEEANNGEANASDDTAVDADQAGDDISE